The segment GCACAGGATACGCAGCAGCTCCCACTGGCACCCTGCACACAAGGGAAAGGCCTCGAAATGCGCTCACCAAAGCCTCAGAGTTTTATTATCAGCAGCTCACATTCAGGTACAGATTCCTATGAAGTTTGCCTCACCTGGATGGAGGAGGGATAGAGCAGGGCTGGCTGAGATGGGGCTGCCAGAGGTGTGGTCTCCAGCTGGGTAAGCGGGAGTCTGAGAGCCCCTGGTGCACACGGAGCCTCCCGGCACACACAAGATTGTCTCAAACACAGAGGACCTCCGGCACACTCAAGGGCACTGAATCTGGCAATGAGTCTGCACTTCTGTTATGAGAGTGGGtttttcggccgggcgtggtggctcatgcctgtaatcccagtactttgggaggccgaggcgggtggatcatcatgtcaggagttcaagaccagcctgaccaacacggtgaaaccccgtctctactaaaaacacaaaaattagctgggcatggtgtcacacgcctgtaatcccagctactcaggaggctgaggcaggagaattgcttgaacctgggaggcagaggttgcagtgagccaagatcgtgccactgcactccagcctgggcgacagagcaagactgtgtctcaaaaaaaaagagtgggtttTTCTCAGGTCTTCTTGGTGCCCAGTTCCAAATGTGGCTGTCTCCTCTGCAGAAGCAGTTCTGCTTGTCAAGAATCCAAGCACGCCTGTGCTCTGTAGCCACAGGAGAGGAGGGGCCGCTTTTAAATACAAGCCTACTCCTGTCATTGGACCAGAACAAAGGCCCACTGGCCAGTAGCACATGAGAGGTAAGAGTCGCCCTTCTGCCTTGTCCGGCAtcgtgtgtgtgcacctgtgtgtgggtgtctgtgcaactgtgcatgtgtgcacatgtgtagtACACCTATGCATGTACACGTGCATGTGCCTGTGTCGGTGTCCAAGTATATGCCTTGCGTGTGTGCTTGTGCACGTGCAGGAGTGTACGTGTGTGCCGTGTGAGTGCCTGTGTACATTTGCAAGAGTGGGCTCAGGTGTATCCACATGTTCATGGTATACCTGGGCCGGTCCTAGACCTGGTATCAGACTCTGCTGCTCCCCGCTGGTATAAAGGCAGACCCTGAACTGGGCATGGGGACACAGATGGGTAACACACAAACCACAGGGCCCTGATTCGGGGGATGCTGGCCAAGCCATGGGCAGTGCAATGCAGTATGGCCAAGGAAGGTTTCCTGTCCACAGTGCCCCTCAAGGCAGGGCCCCCCAGGAGCCCACTGGCCAGGCCCAGAGGTGTGGTTAGCTCTGCAGTGTGAACTCATAGGTTCTGGTCTCCCAGTGGGAGAGGTCCTTGTCCATCATGCTACGCTCAGTGAAGGTCACGTGGCCGTCCGCATCTACCAGGATGATGGTGTTGGTTCTGAAAGAGAGCAGGGGCCCTCGTTCACCTGGTGTCCCTCAGCCCTGCCCTGTCTGTCACAGCCACAGCCAGGGCAAGAATGCAGGCAGGTAGAGTTAGGAACCCCATGCCTGCGGGCTGTGCCAAGTCACAGAGAGCAGCAGCCTCAGTCTTGGGGATGATGAGGGGCCATCAGTGGCGTGTGAGCTCTTGGCTGGCTCCACAGGCCCACACTTGCTGAGTCCTGCCACCTTCACTGGGAACCACCCCGCCCTGCCCTGCTCTCCCCATGTAGCATGAGCCATGGCACAGGGCAGCCTGCAGGCTGACCACACACTTCCCCTTTGGAGGCCCAGGTTCCCAGACACAGCCACGCTTGGTTCTTCCAAGAGGTCAAGCTGTTGACCACTTGGGGCCCAGGCCTCCTCTGTCTGGAAGGCTCCCCTCCTGTGCCCTCTCTCCCACTGCCCAGGCCATGCCAGCCCACCTGAAGCAAACATTCAGCACACTCTCCTCTCCTCCAACCCTCTCTGCCGTGGACTTTGCAGATGGAGGGTGGCACTGGATCCCCCAACAGCCCCGGCACAGGCTGGTTCCCagggcagacacacacacagtgtaCCCTGTGGGGTGGGACCCAGAGGCTATGcggcctgtcagggagtggacTTGGCACCTGCCTTTCCCTCACACACAGGAAGATGAGCCTATGACAGAGGAGGGGCTGAAAGAAATGACACCCTGCACCTGCCAATGGGCCAGCCAGCCCCAGGCGGGAAAGGATGGCCAGCAGCCACCACCCAAGGGTACAGCCTGCAGGCCTAGTGCCATGGTGCCGGGGCGTTTGCAAGCAAGGATCCACCAATGTGCAGGCAGCCCTGAGGCCATCCTGGCCCCCTGTGGCTGTGTACTGGCTCCTTAAGCCTAGCCTGTGGGGCCCTGGGAGCCTGTGGTATCTGCTCACCCTGCAGCTGCGTCTGGACAGGGCAGAAGCTCTGGAATCCACTCAGGCGAGGAAGGAGCCTGGCCCTGGCTATGGAACATGGGGGCCCTCTAGCTGGCCCTCTAGCATGGGAGGTGGGACATGGGATAGGAGGTGGCGCACCCACGGTGCTGCAATACCTGGTGCCGTAGCCAGGGCAGCGCACGCACACAGCCGTGTACTTGCTCAGCATGGGCTGCACGTACTCCCCACCCTGGTCCTCGATGGCCGGGTCTGGCAGCTGCCTGCAGGATGGAGGGAAGCGGTGGCCATTAGTCCCTCTGTGGCCTGCCCACAGCCGGGTCTAGCCCCAGCCCACCTGGTGGCCTAACTGGCTCTGGGGAGCGGCCGGGGAACTGCaagcattatttcttttcttcttttcttttttctcttctcttctcttttctcttattttcttcttttgaggaggagtttcactcttgtcgcccagactagagtgcaatggctcgatcttggctcactgcaacttccacctcccgagttcaagcgattctcctgacagAAATCCACTCAAGCCAGCCATTGTAGCTAGCATCGGGGCTCCAGCCAccagctgcgattacaggcgtgcaccaccaagcccatctaattttttgtttttagtagagacggagtttcaccatattggccaggttggtcttgacatcctgacctcaggtgatccgcccacctcggcttctgaaagtgctgggattacaggcgtgagtcaccacaccaggcctgtTTCCTCCACGTTTCTGCTCAAGGCGGAAAATCTCCATCTACCCTTAACTTATGACTCAATCGTGGAGCTTTGGCCCCAGATGGCACATACAAGCTCCCTGCCTGCCCCAAGAGGTGCCCTGTGGGCATCTGCCTCTGTGACAGAAGTCCACTCAAGCCAGCCACTGTAGGCTGACCGGGGCTCCGGCCATCAGTGAGGGCAGCCAGGGCCGGTCCTCGGCCTGCCTCAGATGGCACATTGATGGGGGCTGTGTAGACTTACagctgggaggggctgctgggcaTGCCCAGGTGGGGCTCTTCCAGTGAGGCAGcgatgctgaggcagaaggacgAGGCCGCCTATCAGAGGCCCAGAGGAGAGGGAGAGTAGGCAGGGGGCAGAAAGGGGCGCCAGGGGGAGGAGTGGGAGATGGTCTATGGGGGCTGGCTCCTCTGAAGGGGGCAAGCTGGACAGGGTGAGAGTGGATGCTGGGTCACCTGGGCAGGGCAGTGGTCTGACCTGGGTGGGGAGCGAGGGATGGGTGGGGCATCTCGTCCAGTGGGAGAAAGGCCGGCAAGGCAAGCACTAGGACCCCCGGCTGGGGCAACCAAGACCCCAGTGCCTGGCCCCTGAGGGGCCTTGAGGCCTGCGGGCAAGGAAGTGGGTGGGAGCTCCTACACCCAGGCAGTTCCCGGAACTGCAAGTCCCTGCCCAGCACTCAGCCCAGGGTCGCTGGGGACAGACCGCTTGCGAGAAGCCCCATCAACCCTGAGAGTGCTGACCCTAGCCACTCATTTCCATGATGTGTCTCTTCCGCCTGGGTTTGCTGAGTGTCTAAAATCTTCTGGAACTTCCCGCTAGCCCTCGGCATGCAGAGGGGAGCATCCATCTGCTCTGGGCCCCACGTGAGTGCATCAAGCCTGTGGGCACACTGAGCCTCCCCTGGGCCTCGGCCCATCTCCTGCCATCAAAAGTCCCTGGTGTTGGAAACCTCAGCTGGCTCAAGGGGACAGGCAGGGAGGACAGGATGTCCATCAGCTTCCCTGCAGCTGGGGACCCAGCCTGGCCACCTCCATGGTCCTCCCGGGGCGGCAGGGCCTGCCTTTCCCTCTGCCCTGGTGGCGGGACACCGGGGCTCACCCCAGCAGGACCCGCCCACTCACGCCTCTTCATTGTTGAGCACATCCAGGAGGTTGGCGATGAGCACATCCTTGGGCAGCGCCTGGCTCCGTTCCACAGCCTCCAGGAAGAGCTGCTTCCCAAAGCATAGCTTCCTCCAGGGCGTCTCCAGCAGCGCATTGCTCAGCCCGTAGGCGCCTGTGGGGAGCAATCAGCGGGCCATGCAGAGGCTCTGCTGTGCCATGTCAAGGCAAATTGCCACCTGCCACCCACCTAACATGGGGTACGACTAGGGACCATGAAATCAGGCCAGACTGAGTCCAAGCCGCTCCATGCTCCAGCACCTTCCCCATGCTCATTCCTGACCTGATGGCATGGCAAGGAGAGGAGAACTCAGCAGTAGGCAGAAGGGGGCACCCACAGGAGACCACAAGGCACAGATGCCCAGCAgcctggatggatggatgaataagaAATGAGCAACCTGAGATCTCACAGGCAAAGGGGGCAGCCAAGAGGGAACCTCTCCACCTCACGCCAGGTTGGGGGGCCACCTGAGAAGTTCAAGAGTGGGAGAATTAGCCACCAGAGGCCAGGAGGCACCCACCACAA is part of the Symphalangus syndactylus isolate Jambi chromosome 18, NHGRI_mSymSyn1-v2.1_pri, whole genome shotgun sequence genome and harbors:
- the TANGO2 gene encoding LOW QUALITY PROTEIN: transport and Golgi organization protein 2 homolog (The sequence of the model RefSeq protein was modified relative to this genomic sequence to represent the inferred CDS: deleted 2 bases in 1 codon), yielding MCIIFFKFDPRPVSKNAYRLILAANRDEFYSRPSKLADFWGNNNEILSGLDMEEGKEGGTWLGISTRGKLAALTNYLQPRLDWQARGRGELVTHFLTTDVDSLSYLKKVSMEGHLYNGFNLIAADLSTAKGDVICYYGNRGEPDPIVLTPGAYGLSNALLETPWRKLCFGKQLFLEAVERSQALPKDVLIANLLDVLNNEEAQLPDPAIEDQGGEYVQPMLSKYTAVCVRCPGYGTRYCSTVGAPPPIPCPTSHARGPARGPPCHSQGQAPSSPEWIPELLPCPDAAAGTNTIILVDADGHVTFTERSMMDKDLSHWETRTYEFTLQS